A segment of the Trifolium pratense cultivar HEN17-A07 linkage group LG7, ARS_RC_1.1, whole genome shotgun sequence genome:
TTCTTCATTCCAATCTTCATcaatcatcatcttcttcatcggAACCCTAATCCAGCGAAATCAATTGATCTGTAGAATCAATCAAGATGGTTCTTGCACAGTTAGGAGGGAGCATTACTCGTGCTCTTCAGCAGATGAGCAATGCAACAGTGATCGACGAGAAAGTCCTCAATGATTGTCTCAACGAAATCAATCGAGCTCTTCTTCAATCAGATGTTCAATTCGAACTCGTTCGAGACATGCGAACCAATATCAAGAAGATTGTTAATCTTCAAGATCTCGCCGCCGGTCACAACAAACGCAAAATCATTCAACAAGTAACAGATTCTATAAATTTTCAGtttgtaaataaaaatttgttactaaatgaaattttttttgttcatgaatggtagtgtttttttttgtaggcTGTGTTTAACGAACTCTGCAAAATGTTAGATCCTGGAAAATCCTCTTTTGTTcccaaaaaaggaaaaacaagtGTTGTCATGTTTGTTGGTTTACAAGGTTTgctaattcaattcaatttcaaattttgattctttatctttatgatatgatattgaatttaattattatgtaaTGTGTATGTAACTTAGATTAGGTTAATTTGGCAGTATGTAGAGAGATACTAATgttatgtattttttaaaaatgaatttaggTTCCGGAAAGACTACAACGTGTACAAAATATGCGCATTATTATCAGAAGAAAGGATGGAAGCCGGCTTTAGTTTGTGCAGATACATTTAGAGCTGGTGCATTTGATCAATTGAAGCAAAATGCTACTAAAGCTAAAACCCCTTTTTATGGAAGGTACATGCTTGTTGTAGGTTAATATTGTTTGTCTGTAAGATCCCAATATAGTATTGCTGCCTTATTGTTTTGTATAAATGCCAGAGTGTAGAGGTGTAGATGGTTGAACTGAACTGTAGTGTCAGAGTGTAGAGTAATGACTTATTGTTTTGTATAAATGCCATCCGATGACTAAATCGTGGTTGTTCATGTTATAATGGATCATAACCCTTAGTTATTATTTATTCATGGCTTGCATCTTAGCCACTTACGGTGTTTATGTTAATTATGAAACTATGAGATGAACAATCTTAGGCTTAGCCACTTAAAGTATTCTCGGTTTCATGGACTCGGAATATAGGAGTACTTTATTTGTGTCTTCCCTCTTTTTCATTCTGCGTGCTAAAAGGGCACAAATCTTATGCTCCCATGGAATAAAAGGTTATTTTAAAACATAGCCCAACTGTAACTTCCCACCTTCATTTCATTCTACCactttttttaactaaataaatttgaaatatttgtgGGAATATTATGTTGTTAACTAACATGTAATTTGCACCTGGAAATGTTATTCATGGTAATATTATTCTTAGGAACACATGATTCCTGGGAATATATGTTCTTATACCTGTAAACAAATGCACACTATGGAAAAAGACGGGGGTGAACTTCAAAGGTTAAGGAAAAAGGAAATTTGTTGGCTCATTAAAAACATGTGGGTAATTTGGAAGGTATCATATATTGCTAGGTGAAAACATAAAGCGAACTTGTCCCTTTTTCCCGAAGGTTATCCGTATAGTCTTTTTTTGTGGTTTCACATTTCATTTTTCCTTATTCTTTGGAAGGGTGCATCATGCCCACCACTTTGTATTCCTGTTAAGTTGTTAGAAGTCCTTACAGATTAGTTATGATAATGCAGTGCTTAATACAATTTGCTACTGGAATCTTCTCTATGAGTTGCATTTCATTGTCAGTGATTTCAATTATCAAGTAATTATTGCACTGCTATGCCCCCATTCTTCTTCTACAGTTATATGGAGTCAGATCCTGTCAAAATTGCCGTGGAAGGTGTGGAGAGATTCAAGGAAGAAAACCGTGATCTTATAATTGTTGATACCAGTGGGAGGCACAAACAAGAAGCAGCTCTTTTTGAAGAAATGCGCCAAGTGTCGGAAGCAACGGTAGGTCTTGTTTTTGCTATATGCATTTGATATCTATTTCAAAAACGCAATAAATGATAGTATATTTTCTTTCCGTTGTTTAGAACCCGGATCTTGTTATATTTGTCATGGATAGCAGTATTGGTCAGGCTGCTTTTGATCAGGCCCAAGCATTTAAACAGAGTGTTGCCGTTGGAGCTGTAATTATTACCAAAATGGATGGCCATGCCAAGGGTGGTGGTTCTCTTAGCGCGTAAGTGTTGATACCAGGGGCAACTATATTTACTCTCGATTTTTGCAACTATGCACAGCTAAATTAAACAGCAGTTTATAATACACTGTTATCAAAGTCATAGATGCAAGTGTATTGGATATTTGTTCATCTAAAATTTGAACTATCCCCGTGGTTTCAATTCTATATTGtatggaaaatatatttgtattatTTGGAAGAATTTGGAAAATTAGTATTATATGCTTGTAAAATTATCGTGTTTGTAGTATCCAGCTCATCTAAAGTCCGCAATTCACTTTAGAAATTAAAGCAAGAGATCTTAactgttaataaaaaaattcaattattgaTATTATTACATGCATAAGAAGTTA
Coding sequences within it:
- the LOC123899805 gene encoding signal recognition particle 54 kDa protein 2-like — encoded protein: MVLAQLGGSITRALQQMSNATVIDEKVLNDCLNEINRALLQSDVQFELVRDMRTNIKKIVNLQDLAAGHNKRKIIQQAVFNELCKMLDPGKSSFVPKKGKTSVVMFVGLQGSGKTTTCTKYAHYYQKKGWKPALVCADTFRAGAFDQLKQNATKAKTPFYGSYMESDPVKIAVEGVERFKEENRDLIIVDTSGRHKQEAALFEEMRQVSEATNPDLVIFVMDSSIGQAAFDQAQAFKQSVAVGAVIITKMDGHAKGGGSLSAVAATKSPVIFIGTGEHMDEFEVFEVKPFVSRLLGMGDLSGFVDKIHDIVPMDKQPELLQKLSEGFTLRIMYEQFQNMLSMGPMSQVLSMLPGFSSELMPKGQEKESQAKVKRYMTIMDSMTNEELDSSNPKLINESRMMRIARGSGRLVREVLDMMEEYKRLAKLWSKMKGLKIPKKGDMSALSRNMNAQNMANALPSQMLKQIGGMGGLQNLMKQMGSSRDMMGMFGGGE